One window of bacterium (Candidatus Blackallbacteria) CG13_big_fil_rev_8_21_14_2_50_49_14 genomic DNA carries:
- a CDS encoding PadR family transcriptional regulator: MAIKNKTRYALLGVLAIKPSSGYDIKKFCDRTISHFWNENFGHIYPVLSQLEKEELIRILDTGDSSRKKIYQITEQGKEVLKDWMLEATEIQPSRHELLLKFSFGSNLTPELMIDMLETSKVQYQQKLHLLKTLEEEYHANSCINKNVNFIYLSSSFRYVLIEIEGILKWIDETIEKFSFTLNK, translated from the coding sequence GTGGCTATAAAAAATAAAACCAGATATGCGTTATTAGGCGTTTTGGCGATAAAGCCAAGCTCAGGATACGATATCAAAAAATTCTGTGACAGAACGATTTCACATTTTTGGAATGAAAATTTTGGACATATCTATCCTGTCCTTTCTCAATTAGAGAAAGAAGAGCTGATCAGGATACTGGATACCGGTGATAGTTCAAGAAAGAAAATTTATCAAATTACTGAACAAGGAAAAGAAGTTCTTAAAGACTGGATGCTTGAAGCAACCGAGATTCAACCGTCACGTCATGAGCTTTTACTTAAATTCTCGTTTGGCAGCAATTTGACACCTGAACTGATGATCGACATGCTTGAGACTTCAAAAGTGCAGTATCAACAGAAACTGCACTTATTAAAAACGCTTGAAGAAGAATATCATGCCAATTCCTGCATCAACAAAAATGTAAATTTCATTTATCTTTCGTCATCCTTCAGATATGTGCTTATTGAAATAGAAGGAATTCTGAAATGGATAGATGAAACAATTGAAAAGTTTAGTTTTACTCTGAATAAATAA